The DNA region AAATAATATCACACCCTCACCACGAGTCCTAAAAAATTTCCTCCCTAGAATTTCATCTTTACCTTCTTAAGATCCAATACTTATTTCTTAAAGTTCCACCCTAAAGTTCATGCCTAGGTCTCAACCTAGTGCTCTaataccaactgtaacacccccagatttttccatcatactaaaaggcataattaatcataattactaatttcccaaaacggaagcgcataaatCCAGAGatgctactccacacctaagtttatcacaaacttagatgctaaggtagtctttacatctactatccttattaatacatactattactacCTTACATCCCAATAATATACAACCCAAAATCTATAGTaatttctatcatcaagagtagatccattttctcttctatcgctctcggataacaagatctactccatacctgaaattcatttggaaaacagaattagcacatagtgctaaataatccctactccaccctgtaaaatcatggttttggaaaatagttttattctttgttttcgaaaaacagtttatttcacatgataacacattttcaacaagatttctcatataagagatattcatttcctcattattgtttcaaagaaaatatgtgccaataatcacaatttccacatgtatgcacaatatcatactcataatactcatactcataattataatcatgtccatactcataatcatacccatactcatactcatactcataattataatcataatcatataagcatttaaatagaaataaccagcttttaccgtaatgaagttaaagatattccaattaacaccacaatttccttctcatttccatcacctcaccacaacctagttattccaactaggggaagcagatctaggacctttagtgtgcacaccccttgtcgggattccaagcccgcaggttagtcactagctatagtaaccctggatctgtttctacaaggttactcaagtggttaacaccaatcattttggggcccaatgtttgtgattccattatgaatgttaaaaaggaagatcctccaacttcacaccgtgatttcattttatctcattctttactttctcactttaTGCACTTTGAACAGTATAAGTCtacttttgtgtgtgtgtgtatatatatatatatatatatatatatatatatatatatataccttcataTATCCATACACATATAAGGTCACACCcgcttatacatatatagtattctCACATACCACTTACACGCATATAGTaccaaatacatatatatatatggtaatataaatacatatacgatagtgtatatatacacggtattaatgtatgtatatataaataataataataatatgcgtatatatgtatttctacggtgtaaatatatgtaagtatatataataataatgacaagaatatcatcaatataactaaatgtatagggatgtatatatgtatatatatatacaatttatatacgtatatatatataaggttgtaaacacatatacatgtctactacatattttcatcacaacataatcgtatactagttacttcatataatcatccacatatctacatatattcatgatataccacaatcacaccaatctttcatctactaaaatctttatatccatactttatcaagaaattcatgaatatcatggtggaaaaaggttttggtggataTAAaaattaccttatcttcttgaaagtCTCACTAATttcctctagatgctcactcttccacttcctttggttcttctacacaatccataatttatccacaacatacataatattagatccttgagaacactaactatactaaaataattactaaaataggattttcttacccaaaaattttcctacaaatccttaaaataggattttcttacccaaaaattttcctacaaatcctaggaagtatataacatcatacaaaaattttcctacaaatcctaggaagtatataacatcataaccacatattcctacaaatcctaggaagtatataacatcataaccacatattttaagaaaactatacttggattcaagatctaggaaggaaaataaagcttttgaactggttaaaattgaaatttaccggATAGATGATGAGCTTGTGAAGAACTTAGCTATGAAACTTCttgaactcaaggaagaagatgaagtatTTTTCCTCTCCCTTTTCCCTCTCCGATTTCGGCCAAATGGGAAGAAAATGGGAGATCAAAGcttttatattatttcttataagaTAAGGGTGAAGACATGTGGcatagaaagtgacacttgtcacatttttgtggtgggtaagggaaaatatcttcggTTAGActgttatgggttaaaacagatataatttcggtagaaaaataatttaaacagaaaaattttcgaaaccaaaaatttatctcagactaaaactcaaaattgggctaggttcggtacaccgcgaaatacagcaatgctacgatcaaaataaattttcactgctacgggctaatttaattgaataggaaattcaaggttaatagCATGGTGCCCAATAacccatttcctaggaaaaacgggacagaacacatactcttaaaatttttatggttcatgaccggtacgtacgatcgcagcttattgggaatatttattaaaataataatgttaggaaaatacggggtattacagtcCAATCACAAGAAATTGCCAAAGATAACAGTAAGCGAACCGTGGTTGGCTTAACCACCAGACTGAATGTCTCGAAGAAGTCCTGCCCAGCTACCTGGTTAAAACCTTTGGCCACAAGACAAGCCTTATGACGCTCAATCGAACCATCAGCCTTCCGCTTGGTTCGAAAAACCCATTTGCAATCTACAACATTCATCCCAAGCACAAACGGAACCAAACACCATGTCTGATTCTACAAAAGTGAATTAAACTCTAGGTCCATAGCCTCACGCCACTCGGGATAAATAACTGCTTGAGAATATCACGTAGGCTCTGGGACACCAACCTAAGAGACCAAGGTCGCGGGCGGAGCACCAATATGCGAACAACTCCGCGTAAGCATAGCATGTGTGCGAACAGTGGGCCGTTTCACACGCCACCCACACACTAGTTGCCTTGATGCTGCCACTACTGCAGCCTGCATCATGGTGCGCGAATCGGATAACTCACTATCCACACGAGGTGGCAACACTGGAGGAAAAACAGTCGCACCATGCAACCCTGGAACCAGAACACGCACACTGCCAACACGTACCCTACGACTCCACCAAATTAAAACATCACCCTAAGGACGAACGGGCGTGGCAAACGGATAAACAGAttcatcaaaccgcacatgGTGGCAAATAAAAATGTTGTTAGTATTTAGGTTTAAACAACGATAGCCACGAAAAGAAACTAGATAACCAAGAAAGCAGGAGAATTAATTTGGCGACCTTCTTCCACCGGATCTTTCACCTTCTCCTCAACTTATAATATTTTTCGGCCATCAAGGTGCGCCACCCTGTCCTCTACTCATATATGGTCCAAATTCATTCCACTCAAAGTCTCAGTTTTCCTTTCGAAATTGCTTCATCGTTTTCTCCCTTTCTCAGATTGTCTTCATAAATTTGGTTTCAACCTTCCCTCTATCTGCCCATTTTGTCGAACCGAAAGTGCATCTCTAGAACATTGCATGTAGAGCTATTCGCGAGTTCAACGAATATGTCTCTTCTTTGCGGGTATTCTTGATGTTAATCTTAGACCAACTACCTCAGTCAGTTCTGTCTGCCAAGTCTGGTGGCTGGCGGAGCAACCACCAAGATCAAATGCAAACTGGGATACAGTTTCAACCATTTTTCATAACTTAATGCCAAGCTTCATCAGCTACATTTTGGTTTTGACGCTAATACCAACAGCGATAATAATCGTAATGCTCCGCGAGTGGCCTCTCCAATTAGGTTTGTGCTTCTCATCCCTGGAAtcggccaaggaccttgtggtccagtggcatcaaacccttccatTTATacgggaggttgtgggttcgagtctcagtggaggcaatactgattcttgtgcttcaagacagatactgcattgtaatagagtcagtagtattcaaaaaaagtcTCTCGTGAGACCACCACCGTCAGTTGCTCTGTTCATCGCAAGTTGTGGCTGCCGTCGACCAAGAGAAGTGAGAGAGGGAGAGGATGGAGGTTGCGGTTGACCTTGTTGGTCGCCGGAGCTAGTCGGAGAATAAGAAATATGTGTGAAAGGATTAAAATaacctcattattttagggtttaggattttccgGTGGGATTTGACCGACAATTTAATCAGagtgactaaaattgataaaaattacatagttaagttacaaaattaacagttttgaaagtcgtgtaTTGCAATTAACAGACCCTATAGTCActagaccaaaatgacaattttctcttaaaataGCTAATCATTACAAGTTAAAAAATGCAACAAAAATTTGGAAATATTCCTAATTAACATATGTCTTGCTTTTGATTCTGTtgcaatgtaatatttgttcatagttactttctcaaccaaatgaaacacaaagagtcaatattaccTCCACTGAGGTTTGAACCCACCCCTCTCATGTGGGGGtacaaccgggtgccactagaccacaagctCTTTGGCAACATGtctttctaaatttattttgcTTTTCCTGAATTTCCATTGTTTTGATGTTTGTTCGCTCACACACCTAATTAAAGGCTAAAGCTATGCCTTTTATATTCTTTATCCGCGTTAGACCAAttcaaatactaataatataatactccgtagtagtCAAGATGGACTTGGAATTGGAGGTGTTAGATGATGGAGACTTTAAGTCTTGTGGAAATGGTGAGAACATGAAGACAAATACTTACCGGTATTGTTAATTAAAATCcgtaaatacaaaattattaatgagagaaatgttattaaaattataaatgcgatttaatttgtaatttttttaatactactgacatTGTTACAATATACTACGTGtctatacatactttctcaacctactgaaccCGTGACCTCCCATTTGAAAGAGCTACAGTTATGCATCTcgaccataaggtctttggcgTTTTAATTGGTAATTTAATTATAGGAAAGAACTTTTACAAAATCAATCTTGTCAAATTAGtccaaaaatgataaattaacATATACGTGTTTctcaataattttgtttttcctgaATTTCCATTATTTTGATGTTTGCTCGCTCACACACCTAAAGGCTAAAGCTATGTTTTGTTCTATTCTTTAACCGCGTCGTTAGAccaaatactaataatatatagtagTCAAGATGGAATTGAAATTGCGTGCAAGCTGAGGTGTTAGATGATGGAGACTTTTAAGTCTTTGAATTGTGGAAAATGGtgagaagatgaagacaattGTGCTGTCATCTACAATTCTATATCATAAATTGAACgcaggtattttttttttctagagaaaaattaaagataggaaaaatgatgtttttaatCTTTGAATTGTTTCATAGTAGCTGACTCAATCTATGAATTATTTTCACAACCATTTTTCATCTTTCAATTGTTACTTTTGTAGCCGATTTCACCCCTGACTCAATGGAAACGTTAAACTTTAATTGAAGttttataaatgaaaatttttatttttggtccaatAATTATTGGAGTATTGTTAATTGGGATCTACGAGTTTAAAAACTATCAATTTGACTTCacaattattcaatttttctcaattttagtTTCTCCAGCCAAATTGTCAATGAAAAGTAGTAGCTGAAAACttttaataattgataaatGATGAAGACAATATGGTCTTTTGCTTCTTCTCGATTTTCGctttcttctccatttcttgCTCCGAAACCGCAAACTCGTACCTGCATTATTGTCTAACATTTCAACGTCTACAACTCAAACTACGACCTCTAATCAACCACGCAAAAAACAAAGGCATCAACTTCCAATATTTAATGAACCCGAATCCAAACTAAACTTAAATCAATCTTAAAAACCTCTAATTTCCCTAGAATGACTACAATGGGTTTGGCTGTATCGATCAGTTTGCCAGCCCTAATCCTACGAGTAGCAAACACCCCTCGACTTGAGGAGTAGGTTAACCCAACTTAATTGGAGCGACAAAGTGAAATGATGGGATGTAACCGGGTTGGATTGTCGATGAAGGATTTTCTGACAGGATTTCAAAGAAGCGCGATTGAAGGAGTCGGACTTGATAGGCATTAGAGTTGCAGTTTCGGAGcaagaaatggagaagaaagagaagagaaTAAGCAAAGGGCTAAATTACCCTCATCACTTTACCTATTAAAATTTTTCGGCTACTTTTGTTGGTAATTTGGCTggaaggactaaaattgaaaaaaaaaattaaatagttgtAGAgttaattaacaatttttaaactcgTGAACTCCAATTAACAATACCGCAATACTCATAGGACTGAAAGTGAATTTTTctctttataaaattttcactttCCACCTTTCAATTGTTATCCTGATAGCTCTTTTCACCCATGTACCTTTAGAGTCATATAAGGAAATAACAacgatgttttttttttttttaatttcaaatggaAGGGGGTTACCCGTAGTACATATTTCTGAGACTAAGTAATGTCAGAAATAAAACGCAGCATCCAGGCAATACCAACCAAAACAAACCATTGACAATTAAAAACAGCAAGACAACGCTCAAGAGCCCATTGGACCAGATGTCCCATGGCCAACACGGCCAACTTGTATGTCACCATCGTGCATGGCTATGTCAGGAGGATCAGGTAGATTCGTAAAGACTCTCGGTAAGTCCGAGGATCTCCCATCAAGGCATAATCAAGGTTAATCATAGGAGGTGATTTTGGTTGATCATTCCCATGATACACCACCATACTTGTGACATGGCCATGCACCTCTGTTGGATCCTCTGACCACTATGTGCGTGTTGTGATTCACCCATGTACCTTTAGAGTCATATAAGGAAATAACAGCGATGTTAATactttaaaattgttattttgtcTAGTTTagtaaattatacttttttttctaAACAATTTTTGAAaccataaaatatattttatttttatttttacaaatacATTCATTGCTACTGATTTTAGGTAAACTATTTTCCCTTGCTATTGCtaccaaaataaattatttgctTTGATTTTTACCGAAATTCGTTAGAACCCGATTTGTTCATGGCCAATTCCTAATCATTTTCTCATCGCTTCTATCTCATTCTCAATTCtaacaaattttattaaaaataaaaaataaaattgtgtggTAACATGACTTTACCATAATATCTTTTATAAATTCACTGAATCTTTCTCTGCAGCTGGCGCAAGGGGAATCATCACTTGCAAGAATTGAATCCGGGTTCTCCCGGAATttctccccacaaagagagctcacttgccacttgagctaccccattgggttactTTACCATAATATCTAATGGGTAAAAACATGTCtcactaaaaataatattatgtataatACCTTTTTGATATTGTtaacaatttttataaaataaaattaaatataaaactcTATCAAATTTGTATCATACACCATATTACCCCTAAACCAATGTGATTAGTCATCATTCATTCTTCAATTTGAAGAAACACTAcatattatgaattttaaaaattagagaatcaatgtgtggaaaaaaaaaatacacattcCCTTGGACCAGATGTCCCATGGCCATGGGACACCATATTACCCCTAAACCAATGTGATTAGTTATCATTCATTCTTCAATTTGAAGAAACACTAcatattatgaattttaaaaattagagaatcaatgtgtggaaaaaaaaatacacattcCCTTTAATATAATGATGGTACATTTAGAAAACTCGATCACTATATTTCAAACACGATAAATAATTGAGGAACCatgttaattaaaattgaaaataagaaaTCAAATTGAATAATGACCAATAATTAAGAGATCAAATGTGAACATCTTCTCGAACGTAAAAAAATAAGCATGCACGGACTTAACTTACTGGTTCAATATGCATTATTTGTGGTAAGAAATTAATGTTCGAAATTTAGCAGCGGCAGTGTCAAAGTGGGCAGATCGCTTGTACGCACTGACACTTGGTCCTGTCTGAGCCATTAAATTActgtgatttacatcctcccaattGGTTTGTTCGCCCGGGGTTTGGGGTCCTTAGCAGGCAACCTTTTGAGGCAAGAATGTGAAAAAAACCTCAAAACTTAAAACATGTAATTTCACGTATTTTAATATACAAGGTTATTATAAAGCTCACAAACATAACGCAGAAAGCAACAAGTGGACATATATATGATATAGTATTTTGTTCTTCTTCAGCACACACATGAAAGACAACAAAAACAAGAATGCTAAAGAAATTTTTATACAATTTGAGATTAAATTTATTTGAGCAATTACCTTCATCACTTCTTCCTCTAACTTTATGCTTTATGATCTGTCCACAGTGTGTTGAGTAAAAGTTCCAATAAGTTGGGATCCACAACTTGAAGTATATTAATCCCAAAACTGTAAGTGTCACATTGTGTTGATACCATTCCCTCAGGGCTCAAAACCTTTATTGGTTTCACCACCTTTCATCTTCACTTGTATATATGGTTTTCCATCCTTAATTGTCAACAATTTTGTAAGGAACAAGTTTCATGTCCCTTTGAACTTCTTTGTCTTCAAACCTATTTAAGATCCCCATTATAGTTAGcttcaaaacacacacacacatattggAGGAAACTTGAGACAGAAATTTATTACTTTCTTCCAATAAGCCTCTTTACATAAAAAATGATCCTCTGAGGGTTGGAAGCGGCTTGAAAAGGCAAATAAGCTCCCTGTCAAGAGATACATTATATTGCCAAATTAATGCATAAAATCagtaataattaaatgaaatatgCAGGTTAGATTCAACAAACAAGGAATGCGGATGCAAAAACCTCCAATTTTATCATTGTTTAAGCTTACTACTCGAATCGTTTTTCCTCCAACAAACACTAAGAGAAGAAAACTCATCCGGTGATTCAAAGCTGAACATGTTAATAAAATTACTGTAATACCATCTGCTTAATTTCTTCTTGGCTCAAGCGGCCTTTATCGTTAGTGATGGTAATCTTCTCAGATCGCCCAGAGGCCTCGTCTTCGGCTTTAACGTTCAGGATGCCGTTAGCATCAACCTCAAATGTAACTTCAATTTGAGGTGTTCCTCTGTTCCAGCAGGTTACAATTCCAGTTGAGAGAAGTAATGGAAAGTGAACTCTCATTAATTATATTGGGAGCTATTCCAGTTAGATCAAATTTTCCAAGCAACCTGTGAGACTCCTAGCTTTCACCTTCAAAGACCTGTTGGGTCAACTGCTACTCTAGAAAAGAACTAGGTAGTAAAAACATGGTAGTTGTCTGTTGATGTTGGTAGGTGCTGAAAACTTGAGATTTTTTTGTTGGGATAACAGTATTTCTCGGAATCAACTTGGTAACGGTTTCAATACCAAGGAGATGTTAACAGAGAAGTTAAGATTTTTGGCTAATTAAACATAAGTCATATTTAGTCTGAAATGGCTTACCTTTGGTTTCATCACCTCCTTCCCCACTCAAGATTCCACCTTGCACAACTGCACAGTAAGCAACAGCTTCATCAGGGTTAATCATATCCTTACCATCAAAGTAATCCTTCAAAAGTTGTAGCTGCATTTACGTTGGTTCATTGATAATCGTAGCCACATTCAGTTCAGCAATGAAGGCATCCTTAGTAGCATGCCTCTGAGCATCATTATATTGAAGAATGCTGCAGCAAAATTCAAAGGAGAGGGAGCATGGCAATTTCAGTAAACACATTAAATTAAATCTCAACCATAGCATTACTCAATTTTACCTGGAACGTACGGTGATAACTATATCCTTCCAATTTTATCAGGTCCCAACACTGCTTAGAAATTGAAGTTTGATTTTATTAAGTCTTGTTCCAACATCTTCTGCATTTAATCGCTTTTGGGGAGATTCCTCTGCACAATGCAATGCCAATTCTAATATGGAggatatacactgcaatttcgCATTGAAGTCTTTATCAATTGTCCTTAGTAATTTGGGATCTACAACTTGAAGTACATGATGAGGTAAAGAATCATTTATCCAACTTTTCAAGCTCATATCTTCACCAAATGTTTCATCTGTGGGCCTTCTTGTTGAAAATGTTTCCATTAGCACAATTCCAAAACTATAAATGTCACATTGTGTTGATATCATTCCTGTGGATCCATACTCTGCGATTATGAAAACTACCATCATAAGATTTGGAATGGAAAATGGAGGACTAGTccatgattattttaaaatatatatatatatatatatatatatatatatatatatatattaggaataaattgAATTAAGGATTAAAATCGCATTTACCTGGTGCCATATAGCCTAGTGTTGCTAGAGTTTCGGTATGCTTGAAGCTCTCCTCCTTAGTTAACAACTTTGTCACACTAAAATCACATACATGGGCTACCATTTCTTCATTTAATAGCACATTTGCAGGCTTTAAATCACAATGAACCACCGGCATTGTGTAACCATTATGAAGATAGTCCAAGCCACATGCAACATCAATCATTATATTCAACCTTTGCACCATATCCAAGAAGTTTCTTTGTGAATGTAGCCACTGGTCAAGGCTTCCATTTGGCATGTACTCAAGGACCAACGCCTTAAAGTCATAGGCAAA from Ipomoea triloba cultivar NCNSP0323 chromosome 6, ASM357664v1 includes:
- the LOC116022285 gene encoding probable LRR receptor-like serine/threonine-protein kinase At3g47570, producing MYNKELCGNLRFHVPPCHSTHHSRIKIRVLIALTFLGASLIITFVIIAFVLTNRQRKLHVPSMTDIGFPWDKLRISYDELSRATSCFSQNNLIGSGSFGSVYKGTLDDGMLIAVKVFNQLEDALESFNVEIEVLKNLRHRNLTKVITGCFAYDFKALVLEYMPNGSLDQWLHSQRNFLDMVQRLNIMIDVACGLDYLHNGYTMPVVHCDLKPANVLLNEEMVAHVCDFSVTKLLTKEESFKHTETLATLGYMAPEYGSTGMISTQCDIYSFGIVLMETFSTRRPTDETFGEDMSLKSWINDSLPHHVLQVVDPKLLRTIDKDFNAKLQCISSILELALHCAEESPQKRLNAEDVGTRLNKIKLQFLSSVGT